Proteins from a single region of Pseudorasbora parva isolate DD20220531a chromosome 22, ASM2467924v1, whole genome shotgun sequence:
- the rrp9 gene encoding U3 small nucleolar RNA-interacting protein 2 isoform X1 produces MSSFFIKKKVISAASNKGDLKRKSNADDGKGKSKKFNKRVDEEISSDSENERVDPSRKQPDNEDDEIEETPQEKKLRLAKLYLDQLREEEDKKAEEESFEADLVAGRLQEDLLEQKGKLQRLIAKDLIAPDPAEIRLLRGHKLSVTCLVITPDEKFIFSASKDCSIIKWDVESGKKVHKMAGGRKGTEDRHVGHTAHVLCIAISSDGKYLASGDMNKLIMIWDPMTCKHQYTFTGHRGAVSGLAFRRATHTLYSASHDRSIKVWSVDENAYVETLFGHQDMITGLDCLSRERCVTTGGRDRTLRVWKIAEESQLVFHGHEGSIDCVQLINEEHMVTGGDDGSISVWTVNKKKPVTTLKKAHGSHGNAGLEQPYWVSSVAALHNSDTVASGASGSHNSAVQLWKCGQGFRGLEPLFSVPVTGFVNSLKFSNSGKFLVAGVGQEHRLGRWWRIKEAKNGLYIIPLKRQAKEQEVVQ; encoded by the exons ATGTCGTCTTTCTTTATAAAGAAAAAAGTCATTTCTGCGGCTTCCAACAAAGGAGATTTAAAAAGAAAG AGTAATGCAGATGATGGCAAAGGGAAATCAAAAAAGTTCAACAAACGAGTGGATGAAGAAATATCGAGTGACTCAGAAAATGAAAG AGTTGATCCAAGCAGAAAACAACCGGACAATGAAGACGACGAGATCGAGGAGACGCCGCAAGAGAAGAAACTTCGCCTGGCCAAACTATACCTGGATCAGCTGAGAGAGGAAG AGGACAAGAAAGCTGAAGAAGAATCATTTGAAGCGGATCTCGTAGCTGGAAGACTGCAGGAGGATCTG CTTGAACAGAAAGGCAAACTGCAAAGACTGATAGCCAAAGAC CTCATAGCTCCAGACCCAGCAGAGATCAGGTTGTTGAGAGGACACAAACTATCTGTCACATGTCTCGTCATCACCCCAGATGAGAAGTTCATCTTCTCTGCAAGCAAAGACTGCTCAATCATCAAAT GGGACGTGGAGAGTGGAAAGAAGGTGCACAAGATGGCGGGAGGACGGAAGGGAACGGAGGACCGTCACGTGGGACACACCGCTCACGTCCTGTGTATAGCCATATCATCTGATGGGAAATACCTG GCTAGTGGGGACATGAATAAACTCATCATGATCTGGGATCCGATGACGTGTAAACATCAGTACACATTTACAGGACACAGAGGCGCTGTATCG GGATTGGCCTTTAGACGAGCGACTCACACCCTCTACAGCGCGTCACATGACCGCTCGATAAAAGTGTGGAGTGTGGATGAGAACGCTTATGTAGAAACCCT GTTCGGCCATCAGGACATGATCACAGGGTTGGACTGTTTGAGCAGAGAGCGATGTGTGACCACGGGAGGACGAGACAGAACACTCCGAGTGTGGAAGATTGCAGAAGAATCGCAGCTCGTCTTTCACGGACACGA ggGCTCCATCGATTGTGTCCAGCTTATTAATGAAGAACACATGGTCACAGGTGGAGATGATGG CTCCATTTCTGTTTGGACGGTTAATAAGAAGAAGCCGGTGACCACACTGAAGAAAGCCCACGGTAGCCATGGCAACGCGGGTCTGGAGCAGCCCTACTGGGTGTCGTCCGTGGCGGCGCTACACAACTCCGACACCGTGGCATCAGGTGCCTcag GCTCCCATAATTCAGCGGTGCAGCTGTGGAAGTGTGGGCAGGGATTCAGAGGCCTGGAGCCGCTCTTCAGCGTTCCCGTG ACTGGATTTGTGAACAGTCTGAAGTTCTCAAACTCCGGGAAGTTTCTTGTGGCGGGAGTTGGACAGGAGCACAG GTTGGGCCGATGGTGGAGAATAAAAGAAGCAAAGAATGGACTGTATATCATTCCTCTTAAAAGACAAGCTAAAGAGCAAGAAGTGGTCCAATGA
- the rrp9 gene encoding U3 small nucleolar RNA-interacting protein 2 isoform X2, giving the protein MSSFFIKKKVISAASNKGDLKRKSNADDGKGKSKKFNKRVDEEISSDSENERVDPSRKQPDNEDDEIEETPQEKKLRLAKLYLDQLREEEDKKAEEESFEADLVAGRLQEDLLEQKGKLQRLIAKDLIAPDPAEIRLLRGHKLSVTCLVITPDEKFIFSASKDCSIIKWDVESGKKVHKMAGGRKGTEDRHVGHTAHVLCIAISSDGKYLASGDMNKLIMIWDPMTCKHQYTFTGHRGAVSGLAFRRATHTLYSASHDRSIKVWSVDENAYVETLFGHQDMITGLDCLSRERCVTTGGRDRTLRVWKIAEESQLVFHGHEGSIDCVQLINEEHMVTGGDDGSISVWTVNKKKPVTTLKKAHGSHGNAGLEQPYWVSSVAALHNSDTVASGSHNSAVQLWKCGQGFRGLEPLFSVPVTGFVNSLKFSNSGKFLVAGVGQEHRLGRWWRIKEAKNGLYIIPLKRQAKEQEVVQ; this is encoded by the exons ATGTCGTCTTTCTTTATAAAGAAAAAAGTCATTTCTGCGGCTTCCAACAAAGGAGATTTAAAAAGAAAG AGTAATGCAGATGATGGCAAAGGGAAATCAAAAAAGTTCAACAAACGAGTGGATGAAGAAATATCGAGTGACTCAGAAAATGAAAG AGTTGATCCAAGCAGAAAACAACCGGACAATGAAGACGACGAGATCGAGGAGACGCCGCAAGAGAAGAAACTTCGCCTGGCCAAACTATACCTGGATCAGCTGAGAGAGGAAG AGGACAAGAAAGCTGAAGAAGAATCATTTGAAGCGGATCTCGTAGCTGGAAGACTGCAGGAGGATCTG CTTGAACAGAAAGGCAAACTGCAAAGACTGATAGCCAAAGAC CTCATAGCTCCAGACCCAGCAGAGATCAGGTTGTTGAGAGGACACAAACTATCTGTCACATGTCTCGTCATCACCCCAGATGAGAAGTTCATCTTCTCTGCAAGCAAAGACTGCTCAATCATCAAAT GGGACGTGGAGAGTGGAAAGAAGGTGCACAAGATGGCGGGAGGACGGAAGGGAACGGAGGACCGTCACGTGGGACACACCGCTCACGTCCTGTGTATAGCCATATCATCTGATGGGAAATACCTG GCTAGTGGGGACATGAATAAACTCATCATGATCTGGGATCCGATGACGTGTAAACATCAGTACACATTTACAGGACACAGAGGCGCTGTATCG GGATTGGCCTTTAGACGAGCGACTCACACCCTCTACAGCGCGTCACATGACCGCTCGATAAAAGTGTGGAGTGTGGATGAGAACGCTTATGTAGAAACCCT GTTCGGCCATCAGGACATGATCACAGGGTTGGACTGTTTGAGCAGAGAGCGATGTGTGACCACGGGAGGACGAGACAGAACACTCCGAGTGTGGAAGATTGCAGAAGAATCGCAGCTCGTCTTTCACGGACACGA ggGCTCCATCGATTGTGTCCAGCTTATTAATGAAGAACACATGGTCACAGGTGGAGATGATGG CTCCATTTCTGTTTGGACGGTTAATAAGAAGAAGCCGGTGACCACACTGAAGAAAGCCCACGGTAGCCATGGCAACGCGGGTCTGGAGCAGCCCTACTGGGTGTCGTCCGTGGCGGCGCTACACAACTCCGACACCGTGGCATCAG GCTCCCATAATTCAGCGGTGCAGCTGTGGAAGTGTGGGCAGGGATTCAGAGGCCTGGAGCCGCTCTTCAGCGTTCCCGTG ACTGGATTTGTGAACAGTCTGAAGTTCTCAAACTCCGGGAAGTTTCTTGTGGCGGGAGTTGGACAGGAGCACAG GTTGGGCCGATGGTGGAGAATAAAAGAAGCAAAGAATGGACTGTATATCATTCCTCTTAAAAGACAAGCTAAAGAGCAAGAAGTGGTCCAATGA
- the si:ch211-213o11.11 gene encoding probable G-protein coupled receptor, with protein MEVSGLTPAAELNETELNETLSHGHPVHLAPSMQLGSMSNPQSRLRDMSGLVAMVTLNAVALLANSGVLSVVVKVPHLRKFSLVCHLCIVDLLCAALLMPLGIVCSSPFFAGVIFSVLECRLYIFLNAFLISASIFTVTVISIERYFYIVHPMRYEAKMTPWLSAAVMGFVWVASTLLGLATVFGWPSYGSRSSIAATHCSLHWSHSGHRRVFAILFCTVCFCVPAAIIIAVYGHVYKVAHTAARERGPIPSWTMATAHPKPRSDSVNSQTTIITTSTSIRRNPVCRRKRRTLVGGKAALTLAIIVGQFLLCWLPYFAFHLHLSLGISHSTSEEAEGPVTWLAYSTFAVNPFFYGLLNRQIREELCKMLFCCRSAGRPVRPSASGHERSGHEDFFHFLHRSGDRDGVRCSYHMVTPRSTLEQTSFRIPGQIPEEIN; from the coding sequence ATGGAGGTGTCTGGATTAACTCCGGCAGCAGAGCTGAACGAAACTGAACTTAATGAGACACTGAGCCATGGCCACCCTGTGCAtctggctcccagcatgcagtTAGGGAGCATGTCCAACCCTCAGTCTCGTTTGCGAGACATGTCGGGACTCGTCGCCATGGTGACACTTAATGCAGTAGCACTACTGGCCAATAGCGGAGTACTCTCCGTAGTAGTGAAAGTGCCCCACCTCCGTAAGTTCAGTTTGGTGTGTCACCTCTGCATTGTGGATTTGCTATGTGCCGCCCTCCTCATGCCTCTCGGCATCGTCTGCAGCTCGCCCTTCTTCGCCGGCGTCATCTTTTCCGTACTCGAATGCAGATTGTACATATTCCTAAATGCCTTTCTCATATCTGCCTCTATCTTCACGGTTACTGTGATCAGTATCGAACGCTACTTCTACATTGTGCATCCCATGAGGTACGAGGCTAAAATGACTCCTTGGTTATCCGCAGCCGTGATGGGATTCGTCTGGGTGGCGTCTACTTTGCTGGGACTTGCTACCGTCTTCGGATGGCCCAGTTATGGAAGCAGAAGCTCCATTGCCGCGACCCATTGCTCTCTTCATTGGAGCCACAGCGGACATCGAAGAGTATTTGCTATTTTATTCTGCACGGTTTGCTTTTGCGTGCCAGCTGCCATTATTATTGCCGTCTATGGGCATGTCTATAAAGTCGCTCACACGGCTGCCCGGGAAAGAGGGCCGATCCCGAGCTGGACGATGGCGACCGCTCATCCGAAGCCTCGGTCTGACTCCGTCAACAGCCAGACCACAATTATCACCACCAGCACGAGCATCCGCAGAAATCCAGTATGTCGCAGGAAGAGGAGAACACTGGTCGGTGGGAAAGCGGCACTTACTTTAGCCATCATCGTGGGTCAGTTCCTGCTCTGCTGGCTGCCTTACTTTGCCTTTCACCTGCATCTGTCGCTGGGAATCTCCCATAGTACCTCAGAAGAAGCTGAGGGACCCGTCACCTGGCTGGCGTATTCAACGTTCGCGGTGAACCCGTTTTTTTATGGCCTGCTGAACCGTCAGATAAGGGAGGAGTTGTGTAAGATGCTCTTTTGTTGCCGGTCAGCCGGCAGGCCAGTGCGGCCCTCGGCGTCTGGCCATGAACGTTCAGGGCACGAAGACTTTTTTCACTTTTTGCACAGGAGCGGTGACAGGGACGGGGTTAGATGCAGCTACCACATGGTTACACCAAGGAGCACGCTGGAACAGACTAGTTTTAGGATACCGGGGCAAATACCAGAAGAGATCAACTAA